Proteins encoded together in one Coffea arabica cultivar ET-39 chromosome 2c, Coffea Arabica ET-39 HiFi, whole genome shotgun sequence window:
- the LOC140035714 gene encoding uncharacterized protein, with the protein MTFQTENVDAKMIVDKAQQEWIEYDAANESDTRANAPLEMEGQIQQRWEPPKEGIMRINTDAAISAQMVRTRLGIIAKNWLGETVKAKGITERRRGEAATEETLAIRGALEMPQGARWTNIEVQSDCKNVVSLINTDNVQDCTLQTILEDIDILKKSFGSCNFSFVPRTANGCSHAMAQFAIKSIRKIEWEGSFPTWLSGLARKDIGVVAPFFN; encoded by the coding sequence ATGACATTCCAGACTGAGAATGTCGATGCAAAGATGATAGTAGACAAAGCTCAACAGGAATGGATCGAGTATGATGCAGCGAATGAGTCAGACACACGAGCAAATGCACCTCTGGAAATGGAAGGACAGATTCAGCAACGGTGGGAGCCACCTAAGGAAGGAATAATGAGGATCAATACGGATGCGGCAATTTCAGCTCAAATGGTCAGAACAAGATTGGGGATTATCGCAAAGAACTGGCTTGGGGAGACAGTGAAAGCTAAGGGAATCACTGAGAGGAGGAGAGGGGAAGCAGCCACTGAGGAAACACTAGCAATCAGAGGTGCGCTGGAAATGCCTCAAGGTGCAAGATGGACAAACATAGAAGTCCAATCTGACTGCAAAAATGTTGTGAGCCTTATCAATACGGACAATGTTCAGGATTGCACACTACAAACAATCCTGGAAGACATTGATATCCTGAAGAAGAGCTTTGGCAGTTGCAATTTCTCTTTTGTGCCCAGAACTGCTAATGGTTGCAGCCATGCAATGGCTCAATTTGCAATCAAGTCAATTAGAAAAATTGAGTGGGAAGGTTCATTCCCAACATGGCTATCTGGTTTAGCTAGAAAAGATATAGGGGTAGTTGCCCCTTTTTTTAATTAA
- the LOC113727377 gene encoding pentatricopeptide repeat-containing protein At2g34400, which translates to MVAPARANESNGRMLLTLRTKVKMASSPRFSRHVSYVQTAITTHNSQPKHHDHRQKSDALSENLLLLLKQCKSIRPVQQIHAQILINSIYKHNFLLAKLIALKDFSYSLQLFLHLPHPNDYAFNVFIRGLTTTWGKFDLALQFYCKMKSLGVKPDNFTYPFVFISCGNLLDFGHGRLAHCEVWKNGLWLDFHVCHSLITMYSRFGELSFARKVFDEIPVRDLVSWNSMISGYSRAGFAGEAVELFYKMRNEEVAPDEMTLVSVLGACGDLGNLDLGSSIEKYVVEKSMEINSYMGSALIDMYGKCGDLGSARRIFDNMGKKDVVTWNAMITGYAQNGLSDKAMCLFNAMKAAGVDVDKITVIGVLSACASVGALDFGKSIYKYASQSGLMDDIYVGTALIDMFAKCGNLDLAFQVFGDMPIKNEVSWNAMISALAFHGQAQEALSLFERMLREGGSTSCPNDITFVGLLSACVHAGLVDEGCHLIDLMSSSFGLVPKIEHYSCMVDLFSRAGRVYEAWNLIEKMPEKPDEVLLGALLGACNKIKNVDVGERVMQLLLEMEPSNSGNYVIASKIYANQDRWVDSARIRLLMRQKGISKTPGCSWIEMDNKLLEFHAGETLHSAQKVYQVLNMLYKEMMMEGGMSDSYVHLVEE; encoded by the exons ATGGTGGCGCCAGCACGTGCCAATGAAAGTAACGGAAGAATGCTCCTGACCTTGAGAACCAAGGTGAAAATGGCATCATCGCCCAGGTTTTCCCGCCATGTCTCATATGTTCAAACTGCAATAACTACCCATAACAGTCAACCAAAACATCATGACCATCGTCAAAAGTCTGATGCATTATCTGAAAATCTCTTGCTTCTCTTGAAGCAATGCAAATCCATCCGTCCCGTCCAGCAAATCCATGCCCAAATACTTATTAATTCCATTTACAAGCACAACTTTCTCCTTGCAAAACTCATTGCTCTAAAAGACTTCAGCTATTCCCTTCAGCTCTTCTTGCATCTTCCCCATCCTAATGACTATGCATTCAACGTTTTCATTAGAGGGCTCACGACAACGTGGGGAAAATTTGATCTTGCATTGCAATTTTACTGCAAAATGAAGTCTTTAGGTGTAAAACCGGATAATTTCACGTACCCGTTTGTGTTTATTTCCTGTGGCAATCTTTTGGACTTTGGGCATGGTAGATTAGCTCATTGTGAGGTGTGGAAAAATGGGCTGTGGTTGGATTTTCATGTGTGTCATTCTTTGATCACGATGTACTCGAGGTTTGGTGAGTTGAGTTTTGCACggaaagtgtttgatgaaattccGGTTAGAGATTTGGTGTCGTGGAATTCAATGATTTCTGGGTATTCCAGGGCTGGTTTTGCTGGAGAGGCGGTGGAGTTGTTTTATAAAATGAGGAATGAAGAGGTTGCACCTGATGAAATGACTCTTGTGAGTGTTCTTGGTGCTTGTGGGGACTTGGGGAACCTGGACTTGGGGAGCTCTATTGAGAAGTATGTTGTGGAGAAAAGCATGGAGATAAATTCTTACATGGGGTCAGCTTTGATTGACATGTATGGGAAATGTGGGGATTTGGGCTCTGCAAGGAGGATATTTGACAATATGGGGAAGAAAGATGTGGTTACTTGGAATGCCATGATTACTGG ATACGCACAAAATGGCTTGTCAGATAAAGCAATGTGCTTATTCAATGCCATGAAAGCTGCAGGGGTGGATGTGGATAAAATCACTGTGATTGGAGTGTTGTCTGCATGTGCTTCAGTTGGAGCTTTGGACTTTGGAAAATCTATATACAAGTATGCATCACAAAGTGGCTTAATGGATGACATATATGTTGGTACTGCATTGATTGACATGTTTGCTAAGTGTGGGAATCTGGACCTTGCATTTCAAGTTTTTGGAGACATGCCCATAAAAAATGAGGTATCCTGGAATGCAATGATCTCTGCTCTTGCTTTTCATGGGCAAGCTCAAGAGGCTCTGTCATTGTTTGAGCGCATGTTAAGGGAGGGTGGTAGTACTTCCTGTCCAAATGACATCACATTTGTTGGTCTGCTTTCTGCATGTGTACATGCTGGATTGGTCGATGAAGGCTGCCACTTGATTGATTTGATGAGCTCATCTTTTGGTCTGGTTCCGAAAATTGAACATTACTCTTGCATGGTGGATCTTTTCTCACGTGCTGGACGAGTATATGAAGCATGGAACTTGATTGAGAAGATGCCAGAAAAGCCGGATGAAGTTCTCTTAGGAGCACTCCTTGGTGCctgtaataaaattaaaaatgttGATGTTGGTGAGCGCGTAATGCAGCTTCTCCTGGAGATGGAGCCTTCAAACTCTGGCAACTATGTGATTGCATCAAAAATCTATGCAAATCAAGATAGGTGGGTTGATTCAGCAAGGATAAGATTGTTGATGAGACAGAAAGGCATAAGTAAGACTCCAGGTTGTAGCTGGATTGAAATGGATAATAAACTTCTTGAATTTCATGCTGGTGAAACTTTACATAGTGCACAAAAGGTTTATCAAGTGCTTAACATGCTGTACAAAGAGATGATGATGGAAGGTGGAATGTCAGATTCATATGTTCACTTAGTGGAAGAGTAG